A DNA window from Betta splendens chromosome 6, fBetSpl5.4, whole genome shotgun sequence contains the following coding sequences:
- the prrt4a gene encoding proline-rich transmembrane protein 4, whose product MASLWNLYLLLPVSLPLSLHALALTGKNVEETQQLDADTAVQHLSQPSRTPHGSGLAAENSTSGPQSADLLRLRLGWPLSSSEDVDRQGVLGEYGDLEDVASKERTRPLASSSAGEPQTRTKHEPAVLYSTQAEEKQPLFSGSWDESSDSSSPFLLSGPLPSNGPNQNSTSPLLVGLWPRRSTSPPVAAGRREWAPGPSAGSPGARQEGTVPATETGDGAVTMETEKDDSISNGLHVSNTSGKWPDANMATSTTPCKTANQTWPPTDAADLTPSDSSLSHVLFVPLYSDWNSALATWGFAWEAHIYGLGSIFSVFGLISVVCLLGLPLRCPPGIPYFSLLHLFLLAFAGIQAFCLLYDAYNHQERLPPLESLVLSELPFPCLISAFSLAFLLLTLRLRMHLSLPLAISTSFSVLPKPCLFLFISMLHFGVSLGCVGLLQLFQSLPIMILLFPQGLFVCLTIFLSSSYLIFYCLIQINTKHIYRLSDNAESGGSPEVTSSESCPFAKLEDWDRAAGAGVGAALCLLACGGLHLYGILHALGVGGVDGYGFHPWPWWGYQVGCRICEVGVCLGLCLIGSHPIFCHNYSPIKTRPRPGSWSRLSCSSPTRGFTLPSHAGADSPVLTSHDSWSQSKQEKLVVCDVITKEQLEALPLCQMLDPPGNRVLCQNRTTVLPLPTPPSPPHKAKNTIDSQVSSLDSLGLETDSTVDLRPPSPINLSRSIDQALFSESLFSHSIFGLPRLYNASSSLSLSSPNQNTSNHGPGSMENPFYRASSCGDVNQENGLSTSRPSQPRGSLTSPGKSPEQWDWKESVSGSTQGLCSNPRETAKLRSHSWANRGQNFAQSSLPRAIPHLSYHRRYRTLSLASQDSQGSGRLAGTKRLSESKQLEWDLAVQAEFVNVCRQIDALSVCSDTIEL is encoded by the exons ATGGCATCTTTGTGGAATCTTTATCTTCTTCTCCCCGTCTCCTTGCCGCTCTCACTTCACGCATTGGCATTAACTGGGAAAAACGTCGAGGAGACGCAGCAGCTGGACGCAGACACAGCGGTGCAGCACCTCAGTCAGCCCTCACGGACCCCCCACGGATCTGGTTTAGCGGCTGAGAATTCCACGTCGGGACCCCAGAGCGCTGACTTGCTCCGTCTGCGTCTGGGTTGGCCTTTGTCATCATCTGAGGATGTAGACAGACAAGGAGTGCTCGGTGAATATGGTGATTTAGAAGACGTTGCCTCCAAGGAGAGGACGCGACCATTGGCGTCTTCATCAGCTGGGGAACCTCAAACTAGGACCAAGCATGAGCCAGCGGTCCTGTATTCCACAcaggctgaggagaagcagccgcTCTTTTCAGGCTCTTGGGACGAGTCAAGTGACAGCTCCTCACCTTTTCTTCTCTCTGGCCCACTTCCCTCAAATGGTCCAAACCAGAACTCCACGtcacctctgcttgttggaCTTTGGCCCAGGAGGAGCACATCTCCACCAGTAGCCGCTGGTAGGAGGGAATGGGCCCCAGGCCCTTCAGCAGGCTCACCAGGAGCGAGGCAGGAGGGGACTGTCCCAGCGACAGAGACGGGAGATGGAGCTGTCACCATGGAGACAGAAAAAG ACGACTCCATCAGCAATGGCTTGCATGTCTCAAACACCAGTGGCAAGTGGCCTGATGCTAACATGGCCACATCTACCACACCCTGCAAAACGGCGAACCAGACCTGGCCACCCACGGATGCGGCAGATCTGACTCCCAGTGACTCCTCTCTCAGCCACGTTCTCTTTGTCCCCCTGTATTCAGATTGGAACTCTGCACTGGCCACGTGGGGGTTTGCATGGGAGGCGCACATCTATGGCTTGGGGTCTATCTTCAGTGTATTTGGTCTGATCTCGGTGGTCTGCCTATTGGGCCTGCCCCTGCGCTGTCCTCCAGGTATTCCCTACTTCTCCCTGCTGCACTTGTTCCTCTTGGCGTTTGCAGGAATCCAAGCGTTCTGTTTGCTTTATGACGCTTACAATCACCAGGAGCGTCTTCCGCCTCTAGAATCCCTCGTGCTCTCCGAGCTGCCGTTCCCCTGTTTGATCTCAGCTTTCTCTCTGGCCTTCCTCCTTCTTACTCTGCGTTTGCGCATGCATCTCTCACTTCCACTTGCTATCTCCACTTCCTTCTCTGTATTACCCAaaccttgtctttttctattCATATCCATGTTGCATTTTGGAGTCTCTTTGGGATGTGTTGGATTGCTCCAGCTCTTCCAAAGCCTACCCATCATGATCCTCCTATTCCCTCAAGGTTTGTTTGTATGTCTCACCATCTTTCTCTCGAGCTCCTACCTCATTTTTTACTGCCTAATACAAATCAATACTAAGCACATCTACAGGTTGAGTGACAATGCTGAAAGTGGAGGATCTCCTGAAGTGACGAGCTCTGAAAGTTGTCCCTTTGCCAAACTGGAGGACTGGGAtagagcagctggagctggagtagGAGCTGCGTTGTGTTTGTTGGCTTGTGGAGGCCTACACCTTTATGGGATCCTGCATGCCCTTGGTGTCGGTGGGGTTGATGGCTATGGGTTCCATCCTTGGCCTTGGTGGGGCTATCAGGTTGGTTGCAGAATCTGTGAGGTTGGGGTGTGTCTAGGTCTGTGCCTCATTGGCTCACACCCTATATTCTGTCACAACTACTCCCCTATAAAGACTCGTCCTCGGCCTGGATCCTGGTCTCGCCTGTCCTGCAGTTCCCCTACACGAGGGTTTACCCTGCCCTCTCATGCAGGTGCTGATTCTCCTGTCCTCACCTCTCACGATTCCTGGTCCCAGAGTAAGCAGGAGAAGCTTGTggtctgtgatgtcatcaccaAAGAACAGTTGGAGGCTCTTCCTCTTTGCCAAATGCTAGATCCTCCTGGAAATAGGGTGCTCTGCCAGAATCGAACTACTGTGCTTCCTCTACCAACACCCCCAAGCCCACCACACAAGGCTAAAAATACAATAGATTCCCAGGTATCATCACTGGATAGCTTGGGTCTAGAGACTGACTCCACTGTGGACCTACGCCCTCCATCTCCCATAAATCTGTCCCGAAGCATTGACCAAGCTCTGTTCAGTGAATCCTTATTCTCTCATAGCATATTTGGTTTGCCAAGGCTGTATAACGCTTCTTCAAGTCTATCTCTGAGCTCTCCAAACCAAAATACATCAAACCATGGTCCTGGTTCTATGGAAAATCCCTTCTACCGAGCATCTTCGTGTGGCGACGTGAATCAGGAGAACGGCCTTTCCACTTCGCGACCTTCCCAGCCACGTGGCTCTTTGACATCTCCCGGCAAGTCTCCAGAGCAATGGGATTGGAAAGAAAGTGTTTCAGGGTCAACGCAGGGTCTGTGCAGCAATCCCAGGGAAACAGCAAAGCTGCGGTCGCATTCCTGGGCTAACAGAGGGCAAAACTTTGCTCAGAGCAGTCTCCCTCGAGCGATCCCTCACCTCTCGTACCACAGGCGTTACCGAACGCTGAGTTTAGCTTCCCAAGACAGCCAGGGATCGGGCCGACTTGCAGGGACTAAACGTCTGAGTGAAAGCAAGCAGCTCGAGTGGGATCTGGCTGTGCAGGCAGAGTTTGTCAATGTCTGTAGACAAATTGATGCCCTGAGCGTTTGCAGTGATACGATCGAGTTATAA
- the rbm28 gene encoding RNA-binding protein 28, whose translation MRLSGGHVEQTSGVSAISELALTRQANMPAQTIFVGSLPASASNERLEEIFSEIGPIKQCFVVREKGTAKCRGFGYVTYSMEEDAQRALKEIRDYDGKAVSLSVAKKKVKEKKSTATKEPESLPEKKQQQSKGVKKKQLKAKLIIRNLSFKCSEDDLKEVFAKFGTVVESKIPLKADGKMRGFAFVMFTNMAQAAKALNAMNLKEIKGRQVAVDWAVPKDKFIATQRSSIAENPNVKVESVQQSDTESDTEDANDQKTQAAPAKERVTSKATVQVDESQSNDEDDSMEETDNDEDGDNDDDDDDKGVDDDDDDDDDDDDDDGSLDSYNEDDSLDDEESEDDERKSAQKKTSKKQLPSDVTEGRTVFIRNLSFDTEEDGLEEVLLQYGELNYIKIVVNPDTEHSKGCAFAQFKTKEAAERCIAASQDEAENGGIRVDGRKLLIVAAVSREDASKMKVKKVKVETGTRNLYLAREGLIRAGTKAAEDVSEADMAKRVRFEEMKRAKLRNVNVFVSKTRLCVHNMPKSVDNKKLRSLCLQAVKGAKGVRITECRVMYDKKPLKGQTMGQSLGFGFVQFQEHEHALAVLRYLNNNPNVFTSHKRPIVEFSLEDLRKLKIKEMRQQKSKALNIQPLKGDAQMSEKSTLNQGATPQSHKKHDQYSGFQTKPEVEHIDLENGKKRKKVLPLPSHRGPKIRMRDKGKQQAPPPKKAKPGSKRREHQKQKMEKPTHPRSQNVKAAKKNFKSRDNDRFDSLVEQYKKKLMGNSTGVKRNKWFDS comes from the exons ATGCGCCTTAGCGGTGGTCACGTTGAACA GACCTCCGGTGTTTCAGCTATTAGCGAGCTAGCGCTAACGAGGCAGGCAAACATGCCAGCGCAAACCATCTTCGTTGGGTCTCTCCCAGCTTCAGCTTCGAATGAACGTCTGGAGGAGATATTCTCTGAAATAGGTCCAATAAAACAGTGCTTCGTGGTCAGAGAGAAAG GCACAGCAAAATGTCGGGGATTTGGATACGTCACATATTCTATGGAGGAAGATGCTCAACGAGCCTTGAAAGAAATAAGGGACTACGACGGAaaagctgtttctctgtctgtggcGAAAAAGAAAgtcaaagaaaaaaagtcaaCAG CAACTAAGGAGCCAGAGTCATTAccagagaaaaaacaacagcaatcCAAAGGGGTGAAGAAGAAACAGCTGAAAGCTAAGCTCATCATAAGGAATCTTAGTTTTAAG TGTTCTGAAGATGATCTAAAAGAAGTATTTGCCAAGTTTGGAACAGTTGTTGAGTCCAAAATACCACTAAAAGCAG ATGGGAAGATGCGAGGATTTGCATTTGTCATGTTCACAAACATGGCCCAGGCAGCAAAAGCCCTTAATGCAATGAACCTGAAGGAGATTAAAG GTCGGCAGGTAGCAGTTGACTGGGCTGTTCCAAAGGACAAGTTCATTGCCACGCAGCGGTCCTCCATCGCAG AAAATCCTAATGTAAAGGTGGAAAGTGTACAGCAATCAGACACAGAAAGTGACACTGAAGATGCGAATGACCAAAAGACACAAGCAGCTCCTGCAAAGGAAAG AGTCACTTCGAAAGCAACTGTGCAGGTGGATGAATCCCAATCGAATGATGAAGATGATAGCATGGAGGAGACTGATAATGATGAAGAtggtgataatgatgatgacgatgacgataAGGGGgttgatgacgatgatgatgatgatgatgatgatgatgatgatgatggtagtcTTGATTCATATAATGAAGATGATAGTCTGGATGATGAGGAGAGTGAGGATGATGAACGCAAATCAG CGCAAAAGAAAACCTCAAAGAAACAACTCCCTTCAGACGTGACAGAGGGCAGAACAGTTTTCATCAG GAACCTGTCCTTTGACACAGAGGAAGATGGCCTTGAAGAAGTACTCCTACAGTATGGAGAGCTTAACTACATAAAGATTGTTGTCAACCCAGACACAGAACATTCAAAAG GATGTGCATTTGCTCAGTTTAAGACCAAAGAGGCTGCAGAGCGATGTATAGCTGCGTCACAAGATGAAGCAGAG AATGGTGGCATCCGTGTTGATGGCAGGAAGCTGTTGATTGTAGCAGCAGTGAGCAGAGAGGATGCTTCCAAGATGAAAGTAAAAAAGGTGAAGGTGGAAACAGGAACTAGGAATCTGTACCTGGCCAGGGAAGGAT TGATCCGTGCtggaacaaaagcagcagaggatgtgTCTGAAGCAGACATGGCCAAACGAGTCAGA tTTGAAGAAATGAAGAGGGCCAAGCTTCGAAACGTGAATGTGTTTGTCTCAAAGACTCGTCTGTGTGTCCATAATATGCCCAAGTCAGTAGACAATAAGAAACTCAGATCGCTCTGCCTTCAAGCAGTAAAAGGAGCCAAGGGAGTTCGCATCACAGAA TGTCGGGTGATGTATGACAAAAAGCCACTGAAGGGTCAGACGATGGGACAGTCACTGGGTTTTGGCTTTGTTCAGTTCCAGGAGCATGAACATGCTCTCGCTGTGTTGCGTTACCTTAACAACAACCCTAACGTCTTTACCTCACATAAG AGACCTATTGTTGAGTTCTCTTTGGAGGACTTGAGGaaactcaaaataaaagaaatgcgACAACAGAAAAGCAAG GCATTAAATATTCAGCCCTTAAAAGGAGACGCACAGATGTCTGAAAAGTCCACACTGAATCAAGGAG CTACTCCTCAGAGTCACAAGAAACATGATCAGTATTCTGGCTTCCAGACCAAGCCTGAGGTCGAACACATTGATCTAGAGAacggaaagaaaagaaagaaggttCTACCTCTGCCTTCCCATCGCGGACCCAAGATCAG AATGCGGGATAAAGGAAAGCAGCAAGCTCCACCACCCAAGAAAGCAAAACCTGGATCCAAAAGGAGAgaacatcaaaaacaaaagaTGGAGAAGCCCACTCACCCAAGAAGCCAG AACGTTAAAGCTGCAAAGAAGAATTTCAAGAGCAGAGATAACGACCGCTTTGACAGTTTGGTGGAGCAGTACAAGAAGAAATTGATGGGCAACAGTACTGGTGTCAAAAGAAACAAATGGTTCGACAGTTAA
- the si:dkey-5i3.5 gene encoding transmembrane protein 53, translating into MFPRMAVSRGIAAHHISKNVTLYTNELVSSASRPQTPTFGDQKPLTLMLPWLGSRPKSFTKYCEIYFHTGFDVLVVESEVNQFLWPRWGLEHGKKLLELLESERFVSRPLLIHAFSIGGYTFAQLLMHVSQDTQKYQPLTGRIMGQVYDSLVVGSVENMAIGLSKTLFPRWETLVKQTSLLYFGLFKEQTVDYFNRAIQVFWDTPVTAPALFFYCANDALSDSQTLEELMDYWRKKGLNVTSKKWQISTHAGHLRKYPQEYLSTLERFLHTVHMTPLKAKI; encoded by the exons ATGTTTCCCAGGATGGCTGTGAGCAGAGGCATTGCTGCTCATCACATCAGTAAGAATGTCACGTTATACACAAATGAACTGGTTTCTTCAGCCTCAAGACCCCAAACACCAACCTTTGGAGACCAAAAACCGCTCACGCTGATGTTGCCTTGGTTGGGCTCACGTCCCAAAAGCTTCACCAAATATTGTGAAATCTACTTCCACACCGGCTTTGATGTGCTTGTTGTGGAGAGCGAG GTCAATCAGTTTCTGTGGCCTCGATGGGGTCTGGAACATGGAAAGAAGTTGCTGGAGCTGCTTGAGAGTGAACGCTTTGTGTCCCGGCCACTGCTCATCCATGCTTTTTCTATAGGAGGCTACACATTTGCTCAGCTGCTGATGCATGTGTCCCAGGACACACAGAAATATCAGCCGCTCACAGGGAGGATTATGGGTCAAGTCTATGATAGCTTGGTTGTGGGCTCCGTGGAAAATATGGCCATAG GTCTAAGTAAGACTCTCTTTCCTCGTTGGGAAACACTGGTCAAACAAACAAGTCTTCTGTACTTCGGCTTGTTTAAGGAACAAACAGTGGATTACTTCAACAGAGCCATCCAAGTGTTTTGGGATACTCCCGTTACTGCTCCTGCACTGTTCTTCTACTGCGCCAACGACGCATTAAGTGATAGCCAAACCTTGGAGGAGTTGATGGATTACTGGCGAAAGAAGGGGTTGAACGTTACGTCGAAGAAGTGGCAGATTTCAACACATGCAGGTCACTTAAGGAAGTATCCACAAGAATATCTGAGCACCCTGGAACGTTTCCTCCACACAGTCCACATGACTCCGCTGAAGGCTAAAATATGA
- the LOC114857398 gene encoding leptin-like, protein MDYTLALLFSLMHILHVTTAAPLPPEVVKMKTKVKGMSELLVRRLNEDLQIPSGPTFSPQANDMDGLSSIITVLNGYNSLISDSLTGVSQVKSDMSSLTGYLDQWRSGHCPEQQAKVLVPAPLEELQRRKHFTHTVSFEALMRTKKFLKELLKNLDHLKTC, encoded by the exons ATGGACTACACTCTTGCGCTCCTGTTCTCTCTGATGCACATCCTGCATGTgaccacagctgctcctctgccacCGGAAGTCGTGAAAATGAAGACTAAGGTGAAAGGGATGAGTGAGCTGCTGGTGAGGAGGCTGAACGAAGATCTCCAG ATCCCTTCTGGGCCGACCTTCAGTCCACAGGCTAACGATATGGACGGCCTGTCCTCCATTATAACGGTCCTGAACGGTTACAACAGCCTGATCTCCGACTCGCTCACCGGCGTCTCCCAGGTGAAGTCGGATATGTCCTCGCTGACGGGCTACCTCGATCAGTGGAGGTCCGGACACTGTCCTGAGCAGCAGGCAAAGGTTTTGGTGCCGGcgccgctggaggagctgcagagacggaAGCATTTCACTCACACCGTGAGCTTCGAGGCTCTCATGAGAACCAAGAAGTTCCTcaaggagctgctgaagaaCCTGGATCATCTTAAGACTTGCTAA